From Piliocolobus tephrosceles isolate RC106 chromosome 16, ASM277652v3, whole genome shotgun sequence, the proteins below share one genomic window:
- the TAC4 gene encoding tachykinin-4 isoform X1, with protein sequence MLPCLALLLLMELSVCTVAGDGEVELSTKAETWITVALEEGAGPSILLQLHEVKTGKASQFFGLMGKQVGGRPLIQPRRKKAYQVEHMFQGLLGKRSLSTEGREDEAQGSE encoded by the exons ATGCTGCCCTGCCTCGCCCTGCTTCTCCTGATGGAGCTGTCCGTGTGCACTGTGGCAGGTGATGGTGAGGTGGAACTCAGCACCAAAGCAGAGACCTGGATAACTGTGGCCTTGGAG GAAGGCGCTGGCCCCAGCATTCTGCTCCAGCTGCACGAGGTGAAGACGGGCAAGGCAAGCCAGTTCTTTGGGCTGATGGGGAAGCAAGTGGGAG GAAGACCTCTGATCcagccaagaagaaaaaaag CATATCAGGTGGAACACATGTTCCAGGGCCTCCTGGGCAAGAGAAGTCTGTCCACAGAAG GCAGAGAGGATGAGGCCCAAGGTTCAGAGTAA
- the TAC4 gene encoding tachykinin-4 isoform X2: MLPCLALLLLMELSVCTVAGDGEVELSTKAETWITEGAGPSILLQLHEVKTGKASQFFGLMGKQVGGRPLIQPRRKKAYQVEHMFQGLLGKRSLSTEGREDEAQGSE, encoded by the exons ATGCTGCCCTGCCTCGCCCTGCTTCTCCTGATGGAGCTGTCCGTGTGCACTGTGGCAGGTGATGGTGAGGTGGAACTCAGCACCAAAGCAGAGACCTGGATAACT GAAGGCGCTGGCCCCAGCATTCTGCTCCAGCTGCACGAGGTGAAGACGGGCAAGGCAAGCCAGTTCTTTGGGCTGATGGGGAAGCAAGTGGGAG GAAGACCTCTGATCcagccaagaagaaaaaaag CATATCAGGTGGAACACATGTTCCAGGGCCTCCTGGGCAAGAGAAGTCTGTCCACAGAAG GCAGAGAGGATGAGGCCCAAGGTTCAGAGTAA
- the TAC4 gene encoding tachykinin-4 isoform X3 has product MLPCLALLLLMELSVCTVAGDGEVELSTKAETWITEGAGPSILLQLHEVKTGKASQFFGLMGKQVGGRPLIQPRRKKGREDEAQGSE; this is encoded by the exons ATGCTGCCCTGCCTCGCCCTGCTTCTCCTGATGGAGCTGTCCGTGTGCACTGTGGCAGGTGATGGTGAGGTGGAACTCAGCACCAAAGCAGAGACCTGGATAACT GAAGGCGCTGGCCCCAGCATTCTGCTCCAGCTGCACGAGGTGAAGACGGGCAAGGCAAGCCAGTTCTTTGGGCTGATGGGGAAGCAAGTGGGAG GAAGACCTCTGATCcagccaagaagaaaaaaag GCAGAGAGGATGAGGCCCAAGGTTCAGAGTAA
- the TAC4 gene encoding tachykinin-4 isoform X5, with amino-acid sequence MLPCLALLLLMELSVCTVAGDGEVELSTKAETWITEGAGPSILLQLHEVKTGKASQFFGLMGKQVGGREDEAQGSE; translated from the exons ATGCTGCCCTGCCTCGCCCTGCTTCTCCTGATGGAGCTGTCCGTGTGCACTGTGGCAGGTGATGGTGAGGTGGAACTCAGCACCAAAGCAGAGACCTGGATAACT GAAGGCGCTGGCCCCAGCATTCTGCTCCAGCTGCACGAGGTGAAGACGGGCAAGGCAAGCCAGTTCTTTGGGCTGATGGGGAAGCAAGTGGGAG GCAGAGAGGATGAGGCCCAAGGTTCAGAGTAA
- the TAC4 gene encoding tachykinin-4 isoform X4, producing MLPCLALLLLMELSVCTVAGDGEVELSTKAETWITEGAGPSILLQLHEVKTGKASQFFGLMGKQVGAYQVEHMFQGLLGKRSLSTEGREDEAQGSE from the exons ATGCTGCCCTGCCTCGCCCTGCTTCTCCTGATGGAGCTGTCCGTGTGCACTGTGGCAGGTGATGGTGAGGTGGAACTCAGCACCAAAGCAGAGACCTGGATAACT GAAGGCGCTGGCCCCAGCATTCTGCTCCAGCTGCACGAGGTGAAGACGGGCAAGGCAAGCCAGTTCTTTGGGCTGATGGGGAAGCAAGTGGGAG CATATCAGGTGGAACACATGTTCCAGGGCCTCCTGGGCAAGAGAAGTCTGTCCACAGAAG GCAGAGAGGATGAGGCCCAAGGTTCAGAGTAA